A single window of Drosophila gunungcola strain Sukarami unplaced genomic scaffold, Dgunungcola_SK_2 000107F, whole genome shotgun sequence DNA harbors:
- the LOC128265282 gene encoding DNA replication ATP-dependent helicase/nuclease DNA2, translated as MSAKRVLTPSKAENGSLLHSQKKFKQQLDFAPDELENIDWGDDADFDLAAVGALESICSHRLDLSRFQRCEVVELEQVSGKQELQLTLKRISGGDAATGVCRLAAPWNHMRLAIGDVVSLAGKWQPSAGCYVVDKEQGYCVSQPDFLISGTTVTGSLFCRRKSVLQERFRGLDSGNDVMLIGTLVHELLQKVLRQQLFLKNDILAALQEMLISSSLAQLLYASNLSQAEMEMQLLKFIEPITSFVAQYVRGETPAVLAPESYRGCIQEIRDIEENLWVPQLGLKGKVDVSVRVKNALNKEEIIPLELKTGRASFSMEHKGQLLLYQLMHSAQGRETHSGLLLYLKEGLLSEVPSGRNEQRDLVLLRNDLAYWLTKEITIPVAKEAVLEQMPLPEPIYHHSACGNCAYNTICSSFAQHDESLQLSDSHPLTKLMPQLLGHLKQPDHAYVQHWCSLLALEEQHNRQSSHLRAFWTEDPKQRQKQGTAIAHLRLVRAQKIINDEGRYRQSLELDAAADAGQDLSLSGFDLGEYVVISSSCRLAIASGFIVSLQARSLELRLERDLSQHYADETFVMDKHESQSFATFNYTNLGLLLCDGERYQELRDIIVEKRPPEQHRVVPKLVLTKGAAMLLQLNKVQKMAALRALTTSSHLLIKGLPGTGKTQTLVSLIRLLHLFGKSVLITAQTHSAVDNLLMRLLPFDLPMLRLGSTSRILPQLEGISEERLTRDCKTVEELEQALAGPAIVGVTCLGAGHPMFQRRQFDYCIVDEATQVLQPTVLRPLMHCSKFVLVGDPEQLPPIVRSKEARQRGADETLFQRLDSEQATAVLSLQYRMNKTITRLANELTYGGELKCASEEVSSARFQLELASQTPRWIQRALQTHIEQAVALINTGDCLERGQEMVATCSSLEQSYAEHKEEHRKHSKRRISKYTNYCEAGIVMLLLRELLKSGFEASRIGVIAPYRAQVELLRKLANKLDANLECNTVDQFQGRDKNLIIYSCTKTGGGSSSAGDMERSREAEILEDQRRLTVAITRAKNKLILLGDVQCLEQYAPFRRLFQNIPQRCRLQLEDGRMEFAWQRIEEHLATLMEA; from the exons ATGTCCGCAAAACGTGTGCTGACACCTAGTAAAGCCGAAAATGGTTCCTTATTGCATAGCCAAAAGAAATTCAAGCAGCAGCTGGATTTCGCGCCAGATGAACTGGAGAACATCGATTGGGGCGACGATGCGGACTTCGATTTGGCGGCAGTTGGAGCTCTGGAGTCGATTTGTAGTCATAGATTGGATCTCAGTCGCTTTCAGCGCTGCGAAGTGGTGGAATTGGAGCAGGTCTCTGGCAAACAGGAGCTTCAGTTGACCCTGAAGCGCATTTCTGGCGGGGATGCGGCCACAGGCGTCTGCCGACTGGCTGCCCCCTGGAATCACATGCGTTTGGCCATTGGCGATGTGGTTTCCCTGGCTGGCAAGTGGCAGCCAAGTGCAGGCTGCTATGTGGTGGACAAGGAGCAGGGCTACTGCGTCTCGCAGCCGGATTTCTTGATATCTGGCACTACGGTCACTGGATCCCTCTTTTGCCGCCGGAAATCCGTGCTACAGGAGCGTTTTCGTGGCCTGGATTCGGGAAATGATGTG ATGCTCATAGGCACTCTGGTGCATGAGTTGCTGCAGAAGGTGCTGCGGCAGCAGCTTTTCCTCAAGAACGACATACTCGCTGCCCTCCAGGAAATGCTGATTAGCTCGTCATTGGCCCAACTACTCTATGCCAGCAATCTCAGCCAGgcggaaatggaaatgcaacTCCTAAAGTTCATAGAACCCATCACTAGCTTTGTGGCCCAGTATGTCAGGGGTGAAACTCCGGCTGTCTTAGCGCCAGAATCTTACAGAGGCTGCATTCAAGAAATCCGCGATATTGAGGAGAACCTTTGGGTGCCCCAACTGGGCCTCAAGGGCAAGGTGGACGTCTCTGTTAGGGTGAAAAATGCACTGAACAAGGAGGAAATCATACCCCTGGAACTGAAGACTGGCCGTGCCAGCTTCTCCATGGAGCACAAGGGGCAGCTGCTGCTCTATCAACTGATGCACTCGGCGCAGGGCAGGGAAACCCACTCGGGATTGCTTTTGTACCTCAAGGAGGGCCTTTTGAGCGAGGTGCCCAGCGGGAGAAACGAACAGAGGGATCTTGTATTGCTTCGCAACGATTTGGCCTATTGGCTGACCAAAGAAATAACCATTCCAGTGGCCAAAGAGGCTGTGCTAGAGCAAATGCCACTGCCGGAACCCATTTACCATCACAGTGCCTGCGGCAACTGCGCCTACAACACCATATGCTCCAGTTTTGCCCAACACGATGAGAGTTTGCAGCTCAGTGACTCACATCCGCTCACGAAGCTCATGCCACAGCTTTTGGGACACCTCAAGCAGCCGGATCATGCCTATGTGCAGCACTGGTGTAGTTTACTCGCCCTCGAAGAGCAGCACAATCGTCAGTCCTCGCACTTGAGAGCCTTTTGGACAGAGGATCCCAAGCAAAGGCAAAAACAGGGCACAGCTATTGCTCATCTGCGACTAGTGAGGGCCCAAAAGATCATTAACGATGAGGGACGCTATCGCCAGAGCTTGGAACTCGATGCAGCAGCAGATGCCGGCCAGGATCTCAGCCTCAGTGGG TTCGACTTGGGTGAATATGTGGTGATCAGTTCCAGTTGCCGGCTAGCCATTGCCTCTGGTTTTATTGTGTCCTTGCAAGCTCGCAGCCTGGAGCTGCGCCTGGAGCGCGATCTTAGCCAGCATTATGCGGATGAAACCTTCGTGATGGACAAACATGAGTCGCAAAGCTTTGCCACCTTTAACTACACCAATCTGGGACTGCTACTCTGCGATGGAGAACGCTACCAGGAGCTGCGTGACATCATAGTGGAGAAGAGGCCACCGGAGCAGCACAGGGTGGTGCCCAAGCTGGTGCTGACCAAGGGAGCAGCCatgctgctgcagctgaacAAGGTGCAAAAGATGGCTGCGCTGCGTGCCTTGACCACCAGCAGTCACCTGCTGATCAAGGGTCTTCCGGGCACGGGCAAGACCCAAACTTTGGTTTCCCTCATCCGATTGCTGCATCTCTTTGGCAAAAGTGTGCTCATTACGGCCCAAACTCATTCAGCGGTGGATAATTTGCTGATGCGCCTGCTGCCCTTTGATTTGCCCATGCTAAGACTGGGTTCCACATCGCGAATACTGCCGCAACTGGAGGGGATTAGCGAGGAGCGGCTGACCCGTGACTGCAAGACAGtggaggagctggagcaggCTTTGGCTGGGCCAGCCATTGTGGGCGTGACCTGTCTCGGGGCTGGACACCCCATGTTCCAGCGCCGGCAGTTCGATTATTGCATTGTCGATGAGGCCACGCAGGTGCTGCAGCCCACTGTGCTGCGTCCGCTGATGCACTGCAGCAAGTTTGTGCTGGTTGGCGATCCCGAGCAGCTGCCACCCATTGTTCGGTCCAAGGAGGCGCGTCAAAGGGGCGCCGATGAGACCCTGTTCCAGAGATTGGACTCGGAGCAGGCCACTGCCGTCTTGAGTCTGCAATATCGCATGAACAAGACCATCACGCGGCTGGCCAATGAGTTGACCTACGGCGGTGAGCTGAAGTGTGCCTCCGAGGAGGTGTCTTCTGCCAGATTTCAGCTGGAGTTGGCCAGCCAAACACCCAGGTGGATACAGCGTGCCCTGCAAACTCACATAGAGCAGGCTGTCGCTTTGATAAACACAGGCGATTGCTTGGAACGGGGACAGGAAATGGTGGCCACCTGCTCCTCCCTAGAGCAAAGCTATGCCGAACACAAGGAAGAGCATCGAAAGCACAGCAAGCGAAGGATATCCAAGTATACAAACTACTGTGAAGCGGGCATAGTAATGCTTTTACTCAGGGAGTTACTAAAATCCGGCTTCGAAGCCTCGAGGATTGGTGTGATAGCGCCGTATCGCGCCCAAGTGGAGCTGCTCAGAAAGCTGGCCAACAAACTGGATGCCAACTTGGAGTGCAACACTGTGGATCAGTTCCAGGGCAGGGATAAGAACCTAATCATTTATAGCTGCACGAAAACGGGAGGCGGCAGCTCCTCCGCCGGCGATATGGAAAGATCCAGGGAGGCGGAGATTCTGGAGGATCAGCGTCGCCTCACGGTGGCCATCACGCGGGCCAAGAACAAGCTCATCCTGCTGGGCGATGTCCAGTGCCTGGAGCAATACGCCCCCTTCCGGCGACTCTTCCAGAACATCCCCCAGCGATGTCGCCTCCAGTTGGAGGATGGCCGCATGGAGTTCGCCTGGCAGCGAATCGAGGAGCATCTGGCCACGCTCATGGAGGCCTAG
- the LOC128265276 gene encoding transcription factor 15 produces the protein MAVDIVGYSSGEPAQLLANRRRKRMAMALALAMAVSSPSPSSSSAANYLMAFLAQDSNSSGSAASASASGCSGATADSEDSQIGQDAQVDQVIGQGSNRRRPPRQKINARERYRTFNVNSAYEALRNLIPTEPMNRKLSKIEIIRLASSYITHLSSTLETGTECQPCLLHKYENEALVRRISICTFCLKTK, from the exons ATGGCAGTGGATATAGTCGGGTATTCTTCTGGAGAACCCGCTCAGTTGCTCGCCAATCGCCGCAGAAAACGGATGGCGATGGCATTGGCTTTGGCTATGGCAGTctcatcaccatcaccatcatcatcatcagcagccaACTATTTGATGGCGTTCCTTGCCCAGGATAGCAATAGTAGTGGAAGTGCAGCCAGTGCCAGTGCAAGTGGATGCAGTGGAGCGACCGCCGATTCGGAGGACTCCCAGATTGGTCAGGATGCTCAAGTGGATCAGGTGATAGGTCAGGGGTCAAACAGGAGGCGACCACCGCGCCAGAAAATCAACGCAAGGGAGCGCTACAGGACCTTCAA TGTGAACTCGGCCTACGAAGCTTTAAGGAATCTAATACCCACGGAGCCCATGAATCGCAAGCTGTCAAAGATCGAGATTATCCGTCTGGCCAGCAGCTATATAACGCACCTGAGCAGCACCCTAGAAACGG GAACTGAATGCCAGCCTTGTTTACTGCACAAGTACGAGAACGAAGCGCTTGTAAGGAGGATCAGCATCTGCACCTTCTGCCTTAAAACCAAATAA